The Peromyscus eremicus chromosome 2, PerEre_H2_v1, whole genome shotgun sequence genome includes the window CCAAAGTACTATGGGTTCTGCGTTCCCATCAGTGGGGAATACTGCTCACCACTTCATCAGATGTTGTTGGCTGGGGTTTAGATTTTGACTATTCTAATGCATGTGAGGTAGTATAACTAGCTGTTGTACTTAGCTTGACAATTGCCCAATGATAGATGATGTTCCCATACATTCAAATAGGAGGTGACATGAGAGGAAGTTACTGGAGATCACTCTTAGATGATGACCAACACAGAACCCTTCTTCCCTTCTGTGTTAGTTTCCTGCTGCAACTACAATGAataatctaaaatacataaacactTAAGACAAAGCAGATGTATTGTCTTATAGTTCTGGAGTTCACAAGTGCAAAATAGATCTTACTGGGCTGCAAATCAGTGTATAGACAGCACTCATTCTTTCTGGAGGGCCTGGGAATAGTTATTTTCCATGTTTTAGAGGCTACATGGGTTCTTCAGTTTACACCCCCCCCCTTCCTATATTTTAAATCTAGCTCTGTTGGGCTGAGTCTGTCTCATATTATTCTCTCTGATTGTCTTCCTCTCCTGCTTCTAAGGATTACTGTGATGGCACTGTGCCCACGTGGACAACTGGGATAATCTTCTAATATTGCAGACTTCAAAGGTATCTGGATCTAAATCCCTAGAACCAGTGACTTCATGGAAAAAGAGGTTTCCAAGGATGTAATTAAGCCATGGATCTTGAGATAAAGATGTTATCTTAGATTATAAGCTCCAAATATGGTTAGAAATGTCCTTTCAATTGGGGTACAGTATTTATAAGAGGAAAACAGACGAATCCACAACAGAGAGATGATGACAACAACTTTCCTGGTGAAGTctaaaaatgaagaatttttctGACTTGGAAAAAAGTCTCCAAAATATATTGGGTGTTTTAgccagtgtgctggctagttttatgtcaagttgacacaacttatagtcatcagagaggagggaacctcaactgagaaaatgccttcataaggttgggctgcaggcaagcctgctcatcccattgtgggtagtgacaaccctgggctggtggtcctggattctataacaaagcaggctgaacaagccatagagagcaagccagtaagcagcacctctccatggactctgcatcaactcctgcctccaggttcctgccctgttttgagttcctgtcttgacttacttcagtgatggactgcaatGTAgatgtgtaaaccaaataaaccctttcctccccaacttgtttttggtcgtggtgtttcatcaagGCAATGATAACCCTAAGACAGAGAGTTAGTTACCAAAGAGTACATACTATGTAATGCTatttcaaaggaaataaaatgaagaattcattcattttaaCAATGTCTCTGGGGAATagcaatgaagaaaaataattctattctgcatttttttttattgcaaataCATTTGTGCATAATCTGTGTAATACTTCTGAAGGACCACAGTTTTTTCTTGATTACCATTGTATCCAAGTGCTCATAGTCCCTGACCGGAAATACTCATCTAGTAGAGTCCAAAAAGAAGAGACTTGCAGCTAATATTGAATCCTGGGTTAGTGGGCAGATATTACAGGTAAGTATGTCTTGATGACTTACAAGATTACAGacagaagaatcttaaaaggtACTTCATAAGTAGCTGTGTGCAAGACGTTTTCTCATCTCAGttattaacaacaaaaataattttattaactcCCTTACAGTGAAGGAGAATAATAAACAGTGGGGTAGCAGTGCTCCAATCTACAGTGGAAGGCAGAGTGGACAGCACCCTTCCTGCAAGTTCAATAAGAATAAGTATTTCTCTCTTGATTCTTCTGTATAGCATGGGCATACTAACTTGTTCTCCTCAGGAGGCATTGAACCAAATCCTGGAGTTCTGACTTACTGGGAGTGGGAGAAAGATTCCCTAACGGGGTTCTCAGGGCAAGGGAAAGAGGCAGAAGCTGAAACAGAACGATGAAAAGTTTCTGAACAGCAGGGGTTTTGCTTTTAGAAAACAACAGAAGCAGTAACTGTTGGCTATCTGTGGTACAAGATTCCGAAATCTACTAAAGTACTGCAAGACAAATCACTTAGAGAAAAGTTCCGAAGGGGAAATAATAACCCATTCACCTAAAAACACGCCAATTTGTCTTGTGCTTGAGCATGGCTGCTCCGATGGTTTTGCCGGATCTGGAAGGGAGCGAAGCGGTGGGCGTCGACTAGCGAATACATGAAGCCAGGCACCATCGAGACCACATGGAGGTAGAGGTATCCCTCCTGGGCCGCCAACTCACAGCCGGAAAAACTCCAGAATTCTGCTTTCTGGAGTGGCTTTACCCAAGGCACAGCTTCTGAATCCTACTGGTTCTGAAGTTTCGCTGTCTGCgtgctgcctcttcctccccagccgTCCTGGTTAACACTAGCCTTTCCCCGCAGCTCCccgcagatgtgtgtgtgtgtgtgtgtgtgtgtgtgtgtgtgtgtgtgtgtgtgtgtgtgtgtgcgttgaGCTCTCAGGCGGCGGGAAGCTCAAAGTAGATTTCCACTGCCGGGTCGGTAGGCAGCTGTGCTCAGAGCTCCAAGTCTACGAGGTGGAGCGGCTAAGACCTTACGGGAGGTTGCTGGCAAGGAAAAGACTGCGAACCTCCACCTCCGAGGCAGAAGTGGGGAGAGAGCACCCTACAGTTGGGGAAGGGGATCATCAAGTGATCATAGCAATGTGTTGGGACTAGATGAGGTCGTCCTTTGTACAACAAGTGTCATTTGTGATCTCCCCCCATGAGATCTtggggtttcattgtgtagcccaggttgacctgtAACTCACACTTCTCCTGCCTCGGGATTCAAGTGGACTGAGTATAGGTGTGTGACACCCTGACCCACTtattgtacattaaaaaaaaaaaaaaggcttacgTGATGtagataaaatttttaataaaagtgtAGCAGCCATGATCTGATGAGCGTGGGAAGCAGAGCAGCAGTATTTCTGCTCTGGAGGTGCATTGCATTCTGGGGTGTGGAGTAGCGTAGCTGGGAATCCCACCACAGGACACTGTCAGGGAACCCGGCTCAGCTAGGATTCCTGCAGTCCTCCGCGGCCAGCCGGCAAAGGAGGCGTGAGAGGCGGGGTCTGCTTTGTTACTTAAGCAAAGCACCTCGAACCACTTTGATAATTGTGGTCCGGTAATGACAAAAGGCCAATTATGAAAACCCAGACTCCCTGCAATTCCGATCCACCATCTTAAGCACACCTCTTCTGAAGATCTGGCTTTTGTTTGATGGATCTTCTTTCTAAGATCCGGACGTGTTTGTCTATTGTAGGAGGCATACGAAACAAAAGTATCAGAAATGATGTTGTTTGTGACTCAGTGAAATTGAGAATAAAATTTCTATTCTCCTGTTTTTGTGTGAGGATTGGTTAGTCTCTGGCACAGTGTCCGAATAATAAATGTTGACAGAATGAGCggataaaaactattttttttttttagttaagagTCTTGGATCTACACATTTGTTGGAAATTTTAGAAGCGTCAATAACCCTTTTGAACTCTCTTATTTCCGCTAAATGGCTGTTACTACGTCAACAGTACCGGGTAGAGGGTGGGGTGGAGCACCACAGCACGGCTCACAAGAAAGGGAGTTTATTTCAAAACACTTTTTGcaaaataatatagaaatgaaaGCTGAAACGGGATTTGGGAGCCAGGGAAGGCAagtctatgtttaaaaaaaaaaacagttgacattttaaaaagcattatttccttttatttcattgtaaAGCAGGGTGGCCTCTGCgcgcctcagcctcccacatgctagaaTCACAGACGCGAATCGGGACCAGCCAAGCGCTGTTCTTTTTCCAGATGTGGGTCCAAGAAAGCGAACCGGGCGGGCAGGTGAGGGATTTAGCCCTGCTCTAGGGGTGGTCCGCGAAATCCGGAGCGTCTgcggagaaaagagagaaaacccGCCTTAGAAAAGCAGCCGGAGGCGCCAGTCCCGCCCTGACTCCGCGGTGCCCGGctccaccgccaccaccaccaccacggccAAGCTCTCCCGGTGGCTCCCCCCAGTCCCAGACCCCGGCCAGTCCCGACGTTTCCCTTCGGCTCTAGGCCGTGTCAGCAGCTTGAGCCGCCCTGGGCCTGGCTGTCCCTTCTGCTGCGGGAGAAAACCAGGAAAGCCGGCGGCGAATCCTGCCCGGCCTGGGGCAGCCGTGAAGAGTCGCCTCCCGGCCTCCCCGCAAGGTGCCTTCGATCCCGGGAGCAGAGGGCTCCGGgctctggaaggcagaggacCCCCGCAGTGTCCCTTTCCATCTGGTCTTCCCCGCCCACCCCCAAACCTATTAATGGCATTTTGTCACTGGTCGAACAAAATGGACGCTCCTTCTTCTAAGGTCTTCCCGGTTCCTACCGGACCCGCCTTCGCTCGCTAGTTCCCCTCCTCGCTGCGACTGTTTCCGCTGCAGCCTCGGCACCTGCTATACTCACTCCCGTACTCGTAGCAGCTTCTCTAACTACTTCTTTGTCCTGACCACACTCCTCCTTTGCAAACCTACCCACTGAAAACAGGTTTCCTCCCACACGCTCTCCGGAAGACATCTGCGCTTGGAGAGATCGGACCCACCCGGAGCCTCCCTCTTCTTGCTGGCTGCTTGTGTTCTGTAACCCGCAGTCAACACTCCCACTTCCAGAGGGCCATTCTAGCATCTTCTCAGTCATGTTTTGCACTAAACATTTGAGGTATTTTCGTGTATTGCTTTATATatctcatttaaataaaaaatattttctctttcgtaaataaaagactttaaacttcatgtggtggtgggggggggtgtaGAGGGATGGGATCCAAGAAAAGAAAGGCTTCGTGGTGGCTGAAGGCTTTGAAAGGCAAAGGAAGCTTATACTCAGTTGTGGTTTAGCCATGTCTCCAAAAAGTGGAaagcttaaattttatttttaattatgtgggcATGCGCACGCGCGCCCGGTGCTCGCGGCGGCCGGAGGAATcgagtcctctggagctggaattccagGCTGTTGTAAACTgcctgaagtgggtgctgggtatcGAATTCTGCCTCAGAAAGtgtactcttaacagctgaacctCTAGTCATGTAATGGAAAGCTTGAAAAGACGGGAAAGAAAGAAGTCTCTTTTCCTTAAAAGGGGGGACTGCAACATCTCCATCTCAGATACCCTCAAAACTCCCCCCAGGGGGGCGGGGTAGAAAATTTTCCACCGAGAAGGCAGAGGGCCAAGGTTGacaaagttgcttttgtcaacACAGAGCTGAAGGGCAGGGTCTAGAGGTTTGGAAACTGTGAAATCAGTCTGCCAGGCGAAGCTACAAAACCGAGGCTCTGTAAGTGGCAGCGAGTCCCTGCTGCTGCTCCACAGTGCGAACTGAACCCTAGACCTCTGGCCCTCCTGCCTTCCAGCCTAGGCCTTGACTGGGGGGTAAGTGGGTGGGTAAAGCTGGAATTTATGGGACAGCGTCCATGTTCTCAGGATCGTTTGAGTTGCATCTTCTTAGGTTGTCCCACAACTTGACTGTGTAAAGGCAGCCAGGAGACCCTGCTCAACTTTTCCACCTGTAAATGAGTTTCAGAAGCGCTCAGATTTCAAGCGGTGCTCACCTGGGGGTGCTTGAGCCGAAGCTATGCCTGCTGGCCCGCTGCCTTGGGGAGCGCTCCCAGCCGCACGCAGATACCGCACGACATCGCGATGGCCCCGCTCCCGGGCCAGGTCCACCGGCAGGCGACCCCAGGCGTCACGCACATCCAGCCGCGCCCCCGCCTGGTGCAGTACCACCAGAGTGTCCAAGAAGCCCTCCCGCGCTGCATCGTGCACCGGTCTGGAGAGGGTGGCTGGGTCCTCGCGGTTCGGTTCCGCACCGTAGAGCAGCAGCAGGTTGGCTACTTGGGCGTTGCCCATCATCATCACCTGAAAAAGTCAGAAGAAAGAGTAGACGGGTCAAGGCCAGAGTGCGGTCAGGGCCCAAGAAGGAATCTCTATTTACAAAGCCTTATCCCTAACTACCCCATGCAGACAACCCCCAGTCACGAGGTTCCTTTAAGGGCTTCCAGTACCAGCTCGCTGCTCCCGTCCTGTCTCTTCTATTCTTACACACAGATTTCCTACGCTTTCATGGTGCTCAAACTCCTGTAGAACATCGCCAGGGGCAAAGACACTGCACTTGCCTCATTTGAGACATCTACGATTGTGTGATTACTAAAGTGGTTGGCAAAAGAGACAACCAGAGAGGCTCTCggcggttgagagcactggctgctcttccagaggtcctgagctcaattcccggcaaccacatggtggctcacaaccatctatagtgggatctgatgcctccttgTGGCATAAAGtcaatagagcactcatatacataaaataaatacataaatcttaaaaaaaagggaaGACAACCACAATTGTCACGAAATTTTGTCTTCCTAGAATGTTATCCTTAGATTCCTTGAAGTCTAACGTGTCCCTAAAATATTAATGTTCCCTCCCGATCTTAAGTTATTAATCCCCTaaacttcaaatatattttagaaagaagaGAGTTTGTAGACATCACTATATTAAGGATCTTGAGATACATTATCCTGGACTATCAGAGTAGACTAATTGTTATTACAAATATCCTGCCAAAGAGAAGATGTAAGCAGGGACGCAGAGGTCAGAAAAAAGATGCAGGAGCCCTGGGCTGACAGCCACTGAAACTaggaaaaaggaaacagattCTGGCTTATAGCCTTCTAAAGGAATGAAGCCCCATGGACGCACGTTAGACTTCCGAGAGCTCCCATAACTACCTAATgataattttgtgtttgttttagtcATTAAATGCGTGCTAACTGGGGCGGGgggaatgcttgcctagtgttttagtttgctttctattgctgtgaggaagaCCTTGACCCACAGtatttgggggaagaaagggtatcattgagggaagccaagccaGGAACCTGCACAGGAACCTACAGGGAGGAACTGAAGCCCAGAGATGGAGGAATGCTCTCACTGGCGTGCTCAGCTTCCTTTTTTATGCAGTTCagacctgcccaggggtggcattgcCCACACTGGGCTGGATCCTCTCACATCAGAAATCAAGGAAATACCCCcaaagacttgcctacaggccaatctgatggaagcattttcttaattaagataCCCTCTCTCCAAATTACTCTAGTTTGTCATGTGGGCCATAAAAGAAACTATAAGACCTTATATGTGCAGGAAACTCTGGGCTCAAACTCCAACACTGCACAAACCCTGCATATCTGTATTCTCAGCAACCAGGGGGTAGAGGAAGGGGATGAGAACTTTACCTACACATACATACCAAGTTGGAAGCTAGACTCTGAGctgtctaaatttttttttttttttcaaactaaaggagggaatgtggggaagaactgggagggaaactgtaattaggatatggtatgtgagaaaaaatatatttttcaataaaagaaaaaatttgttAGAATAGTAATAAAACAAGACACTTCTCAAGTTTAAAATTTGAAAGGCTAGCTTTGGACTGTCAATCCTCCTGGCACAATCCCCTTCCCAAAAAACTATGATTacaggcctgctcttttttttttttttttcatttttctttattaagaaaatttctactcactctacataccactcacagatccccccctcctccctcctcccaccctccaaccctccctcccaagccaccccacatccccacatctcccaaatcaaggtctcccatggggagtcagcagagcctaggaaggtccaagcccctccccattgcaccgaggctgtgcaaggcatcacaccacagtcactgggctcccaaaagctcgcccatgtaccagggatgaatcccgatccccctgcctgggtgcctcccaaacagttcgagccaaacaactgtcttccatatccagtcccatggggcctccacagcctccagtccacagttcatgggcttccactagtgtggccggtcatctctgcacgtcctcccatcatgatctcgacatcccccgcctgcagaatccctcctctctctcatcgattggattcccggagctcagcctggtgcctggccttggatctctgggtctgcctccatcagtcactggacaaaggctctatcatgacggttagggtattcactaaactgttcaccagagtagaccagtccaggcaccctctagactgCTGCCAGgactccaaggtggggtcatccttgtggattcctgagagcctcctaGGTACCCTGCCTcttcttattcccatgatgtcctcatccatcatggtatctccctcccttccctcccattctgtccctgtttcagctcgacccttccatttccctatgttctcatgccccactccttgccccccacctcccagtccactcatgtagatctcatccacttctccttcactgggacAGGCCTGCTCTTGATTCCtaaactgtcttgaaaataaaaccaTTCCTAAACCAAGTGGCaaacaccttttatcccagcactcaggaggcagaggcaggtagatttctgtgagttcaaggtcaacctggtccacagagcaagttccagggcagtcaaggctacatagagaaccctgtctcaaaaaaacaataatagtaataaataaattaagccatttccatAGAGGATACACTGAACtcaacccaaggctttgtgcacaCCAAGCATATATGCGGTGcagatatacattcaggcaaaacacctatacacaatAAATTAATGAAGAGCCCAGCTAGATATAAGCTAAGCAGTAGTAGTTCTGCTGCTAAACTAGAAGCTTGGCTTGAGGCTGGAAGTCATGCTAACAATCCCAATAGGAATGTTAACTTCAAGTCACCTGTTTGCAATTTCAATGCAAGAATAAAAGTCATCTTGTATTAACTATCACATAAGACTTTCCCCAAGCTGTTTTGCTTATAATGGTAAATTTTAAAAGCTCTTTAGGGTGAGAAGATGGCACAACAGGTAAAAATcctttgctgtcaagcctgacctTCCATTTTCCAGACTCATGGTGGAAAAGGAGAACCacttcccacaagctgtcctttgtcctccacacacacccccttCTCTCAACTACATACATAAATCAGAgcaataaaagaatttaaagctCTGTAAAGTTAACTGGAAAATAAACTAGGCAGGAATTCCTTTAGAGAAAAAACGGTGAAGCCCCCAAACACCACTTTATGCAGAGAACCCGCAGTTCAACTTTATCTAGggtaaagaacaaagaaactTGCTCGCACTAGAGTAAACTTGGGCACAGGTTTGGAATCTGCACTCAGACTACAGGAAGTTAAGGACAATGTTATGCTAATATAAGGGATGCGCTGTTGTGTTTGCCTACTGTGTGTCTAATAACAATCACTGGCAACCAGCCTCTGCCACAAGTCTGCTCCTAGTGCTGCGAAGGCAGGCACAGGTCCCTTGTCTGCCCCTTCTCTTCTTACCCTGCTTCTGTTTACCCACCTGTGCTGCCTCCTCGGCAAGTGAAGCAGCCGCTTcagccaccacctcctcctcctcttctgtggaaaGTTTTACTAATCTCAGGAGTCTTCCTGAGAATCCTATTAGCAACAGTCTTGCATGTAACATCacaaaaaactaaacaacccccccccccacacacacacaactggatATGCAAGAAGCTCACCACCAGAATAAGTTTGAAGAGTGCACCTTGGAAAATCTTCAGGGGTTTTTGGTTCCCTTCAGGAAGATCTAATCAGTTTGTGAAAGCGGGTCATCCTTTTGGATTCACCatggactggtgtgtgtgtgtgtgtttgtgtgtgtgtgtgtgtgtgttttggtagGGGGCTGGACTTTGATGGTCACAGACTGTTTTGCAGCTTCAGACATCTCTTATTTCAGAACAACCGGAGTGGCAGCCTGGCTGCTGGTGGGATCAGAAGAGAAGACAGGCAGTGGACACAGCCACTCAGAAACTCAGAATTCTGTGAGATTTTTAAACATGAATTACTCAGGTTTTTTTTCTCATCAAGATAGCATTAGTATTGCATTAGTATTGCTGAATCTTT containing:
- the LOC131903761 gene encoding cyclin-dependent kinase inhibitor 2A-like isoform X2; translation: MGRGRRFSPRLSLGGDRWGECGGWSVSMRCRFRVTVRIRGRAGRPPRVKAFVVQFPRSSRHRAASRERAVVAVLLMLVRSQPTGPQLHPDQVMMMGNAQVANLLLLYGAEPNREDPATLSRPVHDAAREGFLDTLVVLHQAGARLDVRDAWGRLPVDLARERGHRDVVRYLRAAGSAPQGSGPAGIASAQAPPDAPDFADHP
- the LOC131903761 gene encoding cyclin-dependent kinase inhibitor 2A-like isoform X1 translates to MGRGRRFSPRLSLGGDRWGECGGWSVSMRCRFRVTVRIRGRAGRPPRVKAFVVQFPRSSRHRAASRERAVVAVLLMLVRSQPTGPQLHPDQVMMMGNAQVANLLLLYGAEPNREDPATLSRPVHDAAREGFLDTLVVLHQAGARLDVRDAWGRLPVDLARERGHRDVVRYLRAAGSAPQGSGPAGIASAQAPPGEHRLKSERF